The Oceanithermus desulfurans sequence CGACCACGACGAGATCCTCGACGTTGCGGTTCATCGAGAGGGCGAGCGCCTTCAGGTTGGCGCTCACCGGCCAGCCGAGGTCCACCTTGCCGGCCGCCGGCGGGCCCACGATCAGCTTGTCCATATACATGTCGGGGGCGTGGAAGAGGCCGCCCTTCTCGCTGATGGCGATCACCGTCACCGAGTTCGGCAGACCCTTGGCGGTGATGTTGGTGCCCTCGACCGGGTCGACGGCGATGTCCACCTCGACGCCGCCCTTGCCCAGCTGCTCGCCGATGTAGAGCATGGGCGCCTCGTCCATCTCGCCCTCGCCGATCACCACCGTGCCGCTGATCTCCATCTCGTTCAGCTGCTTGCGCATGGCTTCGGTGCCGGCTTCGTCCACCGCGTGCTTGTCACCCTTGCCGGAAAAACGACTGGCCGCCAAGGCGGCCTGTTCGGTGACACGGACGACCTCGAGGACCAGCTTGTTCTCGATGCTCATGCCCTCAGCCTAACAAAGGTCCGCACCCGCGGGCGAGGGTTTCAGGCGTCTTCTGCGGGTTGGTGCCGTTCGCCCAGCACCCGGGCCAGGTCGGCCGGCGAGAGGCCGCGCTCGGCCAGCACCAACAGCAGGTGGAAGACCAGGTCGCTGGCCTCCCAAGCGAGCTCGGCCGGGTCCGGGTTCTTGGCGGCGATGATCACCTCGCCCGCCTCCTCGCCAATCTTCTTGAGGATGCGGTCGAGGCCCGCGGCGTGCATTTTGGCGACGTAGGAGCCTTCGGGCCTCTGCTCGAGCCGGTCCTGGATCGTGCGCCAGACCTGCTCGAGCACCCAGCCCAGCGGCGGGGCCGTCTCGGGGGTGACGGGGTTGAAAAAGCAGCTGCGGGCGCCGGTGTGGCAGGCGGGGCCGTGAGGGCGCACCCGGTAGAGCACGGCGTCGCCGTCGCAGTCGAGGCGCATCTCCACCAGTTCCTGGACGTGGCCCGAGGTCTCGCCTTTCTTCCACAGCGCACCGCGGCTGCGGGAGTAGAGATAGGTTTGTCCGGTTTGCAGGGTGCGCTCGAGCGCCTCGCGGTTGGCCCACGCCAGGGTGAGCACCTCGCCGGAGTCGGCGTCCTGAATGACGACGGGCACGAGCCCGCGTTCGTCGAACTTGACCGCGTCCAGGTTCATTCGATGTCCTCCCGCATGGGGATGCCGCGCTGGGCCAGGTAGTGTTTGAGCTCGGGGATGGGGATCTCGCCGAAGTGGAAGACGCTCGCCGCCAGCGCGGCGTCGGCGCCGGCGCGCTCGAAGACCTCGGCGAAGTGTTCGGGCGTGCCCGCGCCGCCCGAGGCGATGACCGGGATACGCACGGCCTCGGCCACCGCGCGGGTGAGCGCGAGGTCGTAGCCCGCTTTGGTGCCGTCGGCGTCCATGCTGGTGAGCAGGATCTCACCCGCTCCCAGGCGCTCGCCCTCGCGCGCCCAGGCCACCGCGTCCAGCCCCGTGGGCTTGCGGCCGCCGGCGACGTAGACCTCCCAGCGCCCGGGCGCGACGCGCTTGGCGTCGATGGCCAGCACCACCGCCTGCGAGCCGAAGTGGTCGGCCAGCTCGCGGATCAGCTCGGGGCGGGCCACCGCCGCCGAGTTGACGCTCACCTTGTCGGCGCCGGCGAGCAGGAGCGCCCGCGCGTCCTCGAGCGTGCGCACCCCGCCGCCGACGGTGAAGGGGATGAAGACGCGTTCGGCGACCTGCCGCACCATCTCCAGCACCAGCGGACGGTTCTCGTGGGTGGCCGTGATGTCGAGGAAGACGAGCTCGTCGGCGCCGCTTTCGTCGTAGGCGACCGCGGCCTCGACCGGGTCGCCGGCGTCGACCAGGTTGACGAAGTTGACGCCCTTGACCACGCGGCCCTCGTGGACGTCGAGGCAGGGGACGATGCGACGCGCAAGCACGGGGCTGATTCTACCAGAGGCGCCGAGCGCCGAAGGCGTCCAGCGCAGCGTCTTTGCTGACGATGGTCATGCCCTCGAGCCTGGCTTGAGCGGCCAGGATGCGGTCGAAGGGGTCTCTGTGGGCCTCGTCGAAGCTGCCGGCCAACAGGGCATGGCTGTTGGTGATGGGTACTTCGACGGCGCCTATGCGGGCCAGGCTGCCCGGATAATCTACGATCAACGGCTCGGCCTGCGGCAGCCTACCAAGGCGGTATTTCGTGGCAATCTCCCAGGCCGACGCGCTGGAAGCAAACAGCGACGACAGGGGATCATGGATGACGGCGAACGCTTTCGCCGACAGCAGGTGCGGCCTGGCTATGGCGTAGAGAAGGGTGTGCGTATCGAGCAGGTAGCGACCCTTCATTATGCTTCGTTTTCACCGTACCAGGCGGCCAGCTCTTCTTCGGGTAGCGGTTCGAAGAAGCTATCGGGAATGTCGAAGTCAAGGAAACCCAGCTCACGGGTTTGCGGCTTTTCGGGCATCAGCCGAACCAGTGGCTTGCCCCGTTTGGCGATGATGACCTCCTCTCCCCGCAGCGCTGCTTCCAGCAGCTCCGACAGCTTGGCCTTGGCCTCGGCGACGTTCACAACCTTTGCCATGCTCCCAGCCTAACATGGTCAACTCGACATGGTCAAGTAACTGAGCACCTCGACGTGGTGGGTGTAGGGGAAGAAGTCGTAGGGGCGCGCGAAGTCGAGGCGGTAGCCGTGCTCCGTAAGCCGGGCGACGTCGCGGGCCCAGGTGGCGGGGTCGCAGGCGATGTAGACGATCTCTTGAGGTTTCAGTTCCAAGAGGGCGGCCAGCGTCTCCTTGGCGAGACCCGAGCGGGGCGGATCCACGGCCACGAGCTCGGCGGGGCCGAAGCGGGCGGCCTCGCGGGCGTCGGCGCGGGCGAAGCGGACGTTTTCGAGCCCCAGCCGTGCGGCGTCGGCGCGGCCCTTTTCGATGCTGCGCCGGTTCAGGTCGGTCACGGTGACCTGGGCGAAGTTTCGGGCCAGGAAGAAGCCCAGCACTCCCGAGCCGCCGTAGAGCTCGAGCGCCTTCCCTCCCGTGCCCGCCAGCTTCGCGGCCTCGGCGTAGAGCCCGGCCGCGGCTCGGGGGTTCACCTGGGCGAAGCTGACCACGTCGATCTGCACCTCGAGCTCGCCGTAGCGCTCGAGCAGCGTTTCCTTGCCCGCCAGAA is a genomic window containing:
- a CDS encoding type II toxin-antitoxin system VapC family toxin — its product is MKGRYLLDTHTLLYAIARPHLLSAKAFAVIHDPLSSLFASSASAWEIATKYRLGRLPQAEPLIVDYPGSLARIGAVEVPITNSHALLAGSFDEAHRDPFDRILAAQARLEGMTIVSKDAALDAFGARRLW
- the hisIE gene encoding bifunctional phosphoribosyl-AMP cyclohydrolase/phosphoribosyl-ATP diphosphatase HisIE, producing the protein MNLDAVKFDERGLVPVVIQDADSGEVLTLAWANREALERTLQTGQTYLYSRSRGALWKKGETSGHVQELVEMRLDCDGDAVLYRVRPHGPACHTGARSCFFNPVTPETAPPLGWVLEQVWRTIQDRLEQRPEGSYVAKMHAAGLDRILKKIGEEAGEVIIAAKNPDPAELAWEASDLVFHLLLVLAERGLSPADLARVLGERHQPAEDA
- the hisF gene encoding imidazole glycerol phosphate synthase subunit HisF, with translation MLARRIVPCLDVHEGRVVKGVNFVNLVDAGDPVEAAVAYDESGADELVFLDITATHENRPLVLEMVRQVAERVFIPFTVGGGVRTLEDARALLLAGADKVSVNSAAVARPELIRELADHFGSQAVVLAIDAKRVAPGRWEVYVAGGRKPTGLDAVAWAREGERLGAGEILLTSMDADGTKAGYDLALTRAVAEAVRIPVIASGGAGTPEHFAEVFERAGADAALAASVFHFGEIPIPELKHYLAQRGIPMREDIE
- a CDS encoding type II toxin-antitoxin system Phd/YefM family antitoxin; amino-acid sequence: MAKVVNVAEAKAKLSELLEAALRGEEVIIAKRGKPLVRLMPEKPQTRELGFLDFDIPDSFFEPLPEEELAAWYGENEA
- the glpX gene encoding class II fructose-bisphosphatase, whose amino-acid sequence is MSIENKLVLEVVRVTEQAALAASRFSGKGDKHAVDEAGTEAMRKQLNEMEISGTVVIGEGEMDEAPMLYIGEQLGKGGVEVDIAVDPVEGTNITAKGLPNSVTVIAISEKGGLFHAPDMYMDKLIVGPPAAGKVDLGWPVSANLKALALSMNRNVEDLVVVVLDRPRHEKLIHEIREAGARVKLIGDGDVIAALAAAIRGTGVHAVMGSGGAPEGVLAAAALKCLGGEIQARFLPADEAERERLHAMGGDENKIYRTPELAPGDEIVFAATGITDGDILEGVRFFGGGARTHSIAMGHKTRVVRFIDTIHLMEADARVVIRV